Below is a window of Quercus robur chromosome 6, dhQueRobu3.1, whole genome shotgun sequence DNA.
atattgtATAATTTTGTTAAGTGCAGTTAAGTATGCTTGGGGATCATGTGCATATAGAGGTGGCCACATGTTTGACCATGGCTAGGACTAAACAAAATAGATGGTTTTATTAATGTATGCCACATTTTGAAACAACTATTATGAATGGCTACTGATTTATATGTGTAGGTTTCGAAATTGAGCATTTTTTCACTTGCTTCTGTTGTATAGAACCACAAAAATAGTTTCATATGGACCATAGAATTACCAGTCATTTTTTAGATGAGCACACGTATACATGATGCAAGTAAATCATATTCAATACCTCATAAGGGATAACAAGGGTGGATTATTTGTTATTGTGCATTTGTAATTTCTTTGACATTATGTCTTTTTAGAAAAATACATTATTTCAGAGATACATAGTGAAAGATACATTCCAAATTCCAGCACAAACGgcataaataagaaatttaagaaTATTTATCTGCAATCTTTTGGAGACATGAGCACAGCTCCTTCGGTTTAGAAAACATGACCATGTGATCAGAACCAGCTATCACCTTCACTTCATCTGTTGGATTATTCTCGATCATCCACCTTTGAAAAtactcctttacaacattgtctAGGTCACACCTAATATAAACTCTACAAATAGACCCAAATTTCTCCTTGATTAGTTCTACTTATTTTAATAACAATGCGTCGTCACCATAAAGATGGAAATGTCTCACCAAAGACATGGCAAGCGTCAAATCCCAATTCAATTCAtcattaatcattgttaagtaaattcaatatatatatatataagctaatTGTTTaagaatttgaaacttttacAAGTTGTTAAATTGATGATTGCATGCCTGACTAacttttctgatttttctttttaatgttttcTTCCTAATCAACGTGTGACAATGTTGAATAAATATGAGGTTAAAGAAAAGTATAAACTCTATATCTTACCTCAGGTGGGGAGAGTTGGTATAACTTGGTTGACATGAAATTGGACCCAAATAGCCATGAGGTTGGTGGGTTGTTGGGCCCTTGATCGAATGTGAATTGTGAGTCCATGAACGAATCCAACCTTTGAAAGAACTACATATAACCAAAGATATCATTATGCACATTTGGGAACTAGTATGGGAAAGAGCAATGACCACTAACTTGATAAGGGATTTGGAGCTCCTTTGATTGTCCTAAATTTGAGAGAGGCAAATTGGAAATCCATGATCTAAACATTATCGAATTCATAGTAAAACATGTAATAATTTCATTTACCTTTTTAGCTAATCTTTTCATGGTACATTCCTATGATACTATCCCTAAGGTGTATCCTCCATAAGGTCACATCACATACCCAAGCTCGATAgttttgtttataataaaaaacGGACAAAGTCTATTCTTAATAGTTTCAAGTCCTTTAACATCACCACCGTGCACTTTTAACGCGATGATTACTCCACAAGTGTATAGGTACTTGTGGGGTGTAGGGAGTAAGGCCTGGAGTCCAAGTCTTTAGATTAGGCTAaattagaatttctatcttgtattaacaaaaaaaaaaggtcgtATAACATCCCAAGTATATATAATGGTTAGGTTCTAAgattttaggaactaaatgtattagaactacAATCTGTAATGtgttagcaaaccatgatcaaaacattagagtctaggtttaggctactcaaaatatgtttatttgtaaaattggaattgagtgattgtataatttattggactaaatttgcaaggctcgattgatcaaaaattagactcgatcaatcgaatcttgtgtagatttatttttctgcaaaatttccaatttagcccaagcccgtttgatgTATAGGGTTATATGTTTTACTCTAAGTATGAAAGGAAAAACTCTAACTAAGTTTTGGAAGTCTTGGTGTgctgtgtgttgaatcttttgtgagatctagatgtgtttaccttcatacacacttagggttatcaagatcaagattcatgtcaagaacttggtgatcgctttagttgctgcataaagaacttaaagaagatctgaaacctttgagtggcgtctcaaagtcacaagtgagagtacttgtggttgcagtgGATCAAGGAGAGAAGTaatccgtggactcggagctgtcacgtggtcgtggtagtaggTTTTCTACTTGagatagcaataggatgttagtggtctaagttctattgtacaaacttcaattcttttatagtggatttgttttaccttgaggatagctaggttaaatccttcccaggttttttaccggtttggttttcctaggttatcatatcgtgtgttctttatatttccgcattatttacatgatatgatttgaatgtgttaacctagaactaataatttatctaagtaatcacttggctaaataactaggttaaacatcttatgttttaaggggtctaaaaacgtataATAATTGTTGATAATAGATTGAGATTTTGTGCAATTGCACCATGCGATTACCCCTCTtttctctcacaattttttacCACACCCactttttaactttaactttttaacaaatttttactttattttattcaatggttgagattgaaagttaccTTTTCCAACTCGCAATCTCAACCTGATCTTAATTCGTTGTTGATCACCAAGCCCCATCCCATAACTTCTATGACTTAATGTGTGGTAATGAAACTTGGTAACCACATTGAACCAGCGGTCAACAATGACTTAAAACCATTGCAAAGTGGGGCATGAATTCAAGGATTGAGATTTGGTAGCTATTGCACCATGAAATACcactttaaagttttaaaattgaaacttgatAAGTTCACTTTAAATCTCAATCCTtgaatcaaaaatatttttaaccttttaaatttttatctttttttactttttttaccTTGATACCTTTTAACCCAAGGGTGTAGCCAGAAAAATTTACTAGGGGTGGCTGAATTGTAGTATTAATACAATAGttataattcataaatttattaaatacaaaattatcatCTTTGATATATCACAATATTCTTAAACattaataaacaaacaaaaattgtttaGTTCGCTATAAACACTATACAAAAATATccttacacaaaaaaaaagtattgttttgacaatttttcatAGTCATTGTATATTATCATATAGCAAGAATAATGATAAAAGAAtgatgatgattttgagagagagagagagagagagagagagaagaaaaatccCTCTTGCAAATTCATTTCAGCAAAGCGTCAAAGAGGTGATGTCgcatccaaacaaaaatttgattAATGGTCAGATTTTTTGTTATAGGTAAAATGAGTTAGTTTTAGTTATGTTGAGATGATAGTTGTTGGGGGAAAATGGCTAAATAATCGTAATTTTTATACTACTTATTTAAACAACCCCCTTCTCAAACTATGTAGTAAGATACGACTGTTTTGGAACTTGACATTACTGATGTCAAGTTCTTGGAAGAATTTGACATTAGCAATGTCAAGTTCTAAGTATATTTTGCcacttaaatatttttgaaaatttttcatagAACTCGACATTAGAAATGTCGAATTTCACTTAAAAACATGCATAGAACTCAACATTACTAGATAGTttaaaaatatgcatagaactaGACATCGATAATGTCAAGTTCCAATATAGTGGTATTTTGCTagatagttttaaaaaatggttattTGGCtacatagtttaaaaattaaggttATTTAGCCATTTTCCCCCATAGTTGTTGtattgagaagaaagaaaatggggCAATGTGGGCTGGCAAAGGCAATAGCCTTAGCGCtaaggaaaattaatttttgtaggTAGCTTCcctgagttttgtttttttgtttttttttttctttggagatAAGATGGGAAAACATAAAGTGAGTTTTGTGTCATTAATGATGCTAGAGTGAGTTATTGCCCATTGGATTGAGTATAAAATATCTCTTGAGCAATTGGGGAGTCCAACAATTAGTCATCTATAACTAGAAATCTTAAGAAGAATTAGGGGCCGGTTATAATCTTTTAGACACCTAGTAAGTTACCTGTGCGATGCATAGATAATGTTGTAAAGTTTTATATTAGATAGTTTTGGagaatgttatatatttattatagcataattgttatataactttattagtaatgagttcatcataaaaagGCAAAAGTTATAaattgcacacacacacacatatttattataattattcaattgaaataatgagaaaaaaaaaaaaaatagaggtggccacatgttaaaaaaaaaggtatttgttcaacttttattttaatgatattgtaTAATTTTGTTAAGTTCAGATAAGTATGGTTGGGGATTATGTGCATATGGAGGTGGCCACATGTTTAAACATGGCTAGGAGTAAACAAAATAGATGGTTTTATCAATGTTGATTGTGGAAGGTGTGCCACATTTTGCCACAACTATTATGAATGGTTATTGATTTATATGTGCAGGTTTtgaaattgggcattttttTCACTTGCTTTAATTTGTTGTATAGAAccacaaaaatatatagtttcattTGGGCACAGAATTATCGGTCACTTTTGAGACACATACAACATTGCATTATGCACACATACACATGATGCAAGTAAATCACATTCAATACTTCAAAAGGAATAGCAAGAGTGgatattatatatgttattgCGCATTTGTAATAATTTCACTAAcattatgtttttttagaaaaaaatattatggatgatGCTTATTACACACAGAATAATCGATTTTACCCATACATTATATCAGATACATTGTGAAGAATATATTCAGAAGTCCAACAGGAATATGgcataaataagaaatttaagaaTATTTCTCCACAATCTCTTGGAGACATGAGCACAGCTCCTTCGGTTTAGAAAACATAACCATGTGATCGGAACCAGTTATCACCTTCACTTCATCTGTTGGATTTTTTTCAATCATCCACCTTTGAAAATCCTCCTTCATAGCACTATCTTGGTCACACACAATATAAACTCTACGAACTGACCCATATTTCTCCTTGGTTAGTTCTGCTTCTTTTAACAACAATGCATCATGACCATAAAGACGGAAAGGTCTCACCAACGACATAGCAAGCGTCAAATCCTAGTTCAGTTCATCATTGatcattattaaataaattatatatatatatatatatataagcctaAGATAGATGGACTCATGGACATGGACTCATCAATTTAACAGCATGTATGAGGTATCATACTCGTGTTGTATCTGTGTCATATATATGTTGTAACAGTGTTCTATCTACtgtatcatgttataatttttcaaaaattgcctaTATCACTATATCATATGTATGTTCGTGTTCATGTCCTTGCATCCTAGATACTAACTAATTTATTAAGAAATTGAAACTCATACATGCTGTTAAATTGATGGTTGCTTGCCCAACTAacttttctgattttttattattataatgttttCTTCCTAATCAACGTGTGACAATGTTGAATAACTATGAGGTTAAAGGAAAGTGTCAACTCTAAATTCTTACCTCAGGTGGGGAGAGCTGGTAGAACTTGGATGCCATCATATTGGACCCAAATAGCCCTGTGGTTGGTGGGTTGTTGGGCCCTTGATCGAATGTGAACTGTGAGTCCATGAGCGAATCCAATCTTCGAAAGAACTACATATAACCAAAGATATCATTATGCACATTGGGAACTAGTATGGGAATGAGCAATGATCACTGATCAATGAAGGATTTAAAGCCCCTTTGATTGTCCTAAACTTTAGAGAGGCAGGTTGGAATCCATCATCTAAACAAAATCTAATTCACAGCAAAACATGTAATAATTTCATTTACCTTTTCAGTTAATCTTTTCATGGTACATTCCTATGATACTATCCCTCATAGGTGTATCCTCATTCATCCATAAGGTCACATCACATACCCAAGCTCAACGGTTGAGTTGttagtttataataaaaaacGATTAAAGTTTATTCTCtatagtttcaactttcaagtccTTTAACATCCCAAGTATATATAACTATTGTCAATCACTAGGACTCATCCCATAACTTCTATGACTTGATATGTGGTAAAGAAACCTGATAACCACACTGAACCAGTGGTCGACAGTGACTTAAATTCATCGTGAAGTGGGGCATGAAACTAGTATAtctattagataaaataaaaaattcacccCTGCTTTTACCTCTTACAATTCAATTATGCTATTGCACCAAGTTCAAATCCTACGAAATAACTAGCAAAACAAGTGGAGGATACAAACTCCAATAAACTTTAGTGATATTGCAAATAAGAGCACATTTGTTTCGACGCAAAATGTTTAATGATCAGaaaatgttttgattttggtgtttAGTTTGAATGGAAAATTACTAATGAACCAGCCGTAGATCTTACTACGAACTACTCGtatatctagaaaaaaaaaatgatcgaGTAAGAAAGAGAGTCTTCCCAATCGCCAATCTCATTGCGAACTAGTCccaaatcttaaaaaaagaaagaaaaagaaaagatgattGACGAGAGAGAGAATT
It encodes the following:
- the LOC126732660 gene encoding methyl jasmonate esterase 1-like isoform X2, with amino-acid sequence MEKKERHFVLVHGACHGAWSWYKVATLLKSAGHKVTALDLAASGIHPKQAHELRSLSDYLEPLMEFMASLPADERVILVGHSFGGACICVAMEKFPEKVSVAVYATAHMFGPDLNFYAVYDEFFRRLDSLMDSQFTFDQGPNNPPTTGLFGSNMMASKFYQLSPPEDLTLAMSLVRPFRLYGHDALLLKEAELTKEKYGSVRRVYIVCDQDSAMKEDFQRWMIEKNPTDEVKVITGSDHMVMFSKPKELCSCLQEIVEKYS
- the LOC126732660 gene encoding methyl jasmonate esterase 1-like isoform X1, with protein sequence MEKKERHFVLVHGACHGAWSWYKVATLLKSAGHKVTALDLAASGIHPKQAHELRSLSDYLEPLMEFMASLPADERVILVGHSFGGACICVAMEKFPEKVSVAVYATAHMFGPDLNFYAVYDEASATHFFRRLDSLMDSQFTFDQGPNNPPTTGLFGSNMMASKFYQLSPPEDLTLAMSLVRPFRLYGHDALLLKEAELTKEKYGSVRRVYIVCDQDSAMKEDFQRWMIEKNPTDEVKVITGSDHMVMFSKPKELCSCLQEIVEKYS